A single window of Columba livia isolate bColLiv1 breed racing homer chromosome 16, bColLiv1.pat.W.v2, whole genome shotgun sequence DNA harbors:
- the RIPOR3 gene encoding RIPOR family member 3 isoform X1 → MSVKLTFVSPGDGGGISRSCSFTGFSTVQSRKLAKSLGRSSVRSRMSLKPPKAYNSLQKGAVVWDPKPLQVKKIFEALKKGLNEYLEAHQAELDYLSGRHKDTKRNSRLAFYYDLDKQIRSVERYIRKLEFHISKVEELYEAYCIQCRLRDGAANMKHAFSLSPSTKASRESLVELYKNFQECTEDMCFIEGALEVHLGEFHLKMKGLVGFARLCPGDQYEVFVRLGRQKWRLKGKIETDDSQTWDEEEKIFIPNLHEKFEIKVTELRGLATILVGVVTCDSINFFTTKPQSIVVDITELGTIKLQLEVLWNPFDTENLFLSPGSTAKFSVGSRKSSLYNWTPPNTPSFREKYYLSVLQQRQNQGDISDEAQTPSILSYLAACDFNVPGRNKTHNPAETSEADSFSSEDQKGTESRNTTPALDHRALPSVIIKESSAEEQQHPLPNHTTLDILKKTPCVDGFPNHPSSFLNRRKGSRDSFNQTRNRRLTEQEDISQKSSNAANSLKLDGCTKSIDKTLLEVLNLLKLHDVGKAQLEKLEYQVSSLRDKLKLKTLHHKHSSMESLMVETVLESFDFLNADCSADELSLFGSIRTASIGTYNDSTLQSPSCDTGTEARDVTTGDDNLDTLLITHLKLCKGLLQKLRSPNVAQVVQESILEEVSEQTRVLGDVSDMSVEEIIQKAKKKKHYLKIWSDLAEPGSILLASAERFRHALKYTLTLKVKEKYPRQLEAVLQRLLEQIVTCDGLLSSLCLQTEPVTLFQFYSYLEKHRIASLEKHLGKLAKEVMLIEELQCPGRLKTLKKLKGKRLNKLQPLPQTLRLLGILQLDDNHRVSKAATSVLARAAANRNLREKALFFYTDVLADCDSRLQQAACLALKNLRGVESIEQVAHLCQSEVEEVRNAARETTLSFGDKGRQAFEKMDRICCELRETVQQEAEIEITVF, encoded by the exons ATGTCGGTCAAACTCACATTTGTCTCTCCTGGTGATGGGGGTGGTATCAGCAGGAGTTGTTCCTTCACTGGATTCAGCACCgtgcaaagcagaaaattagC aaagTCTCTTGGCAGAAGTTCAGTGAGATCGAGAATGTCACTGAAACCCCCCAAGGCTTATAACTCCCTGCAGAAGGGGGCTGTCGTCTGGGATCCAAAGCCACTGCAGGTGAAGAAAATTTTTGAAGCTTTGAAGAAAGGACTTAA TGAATACTTGGAAGCACATCAGGCTGAATTGGATTATCTCTCTGGTCGACACAAAGATACAAAAAGGAACTCTAGATTG GCTTTCTACTATGACTTGGATAAG CAAATCCGGTCTGTGGAGAGATACATCAGAAAACTGGAGTTCCACATAAGCAAG GTAGAAGAACTCTATGAAGCTTACTGTATCCAGTGCAGACTGCGTGATGGGGCTGCGAATATGAAACATGCGTTTTCCTTGTCTCCTTCCACCAAAGCGTCCAGGGAGAGCCTTGTAGAGCTTTACAAGAACTTCCAAGAGTGCACAGAG GACATGTGCTTTATAGAAGGGGCATTGGAGGTCCATTTGGGAGAGTTTCACTTGAAAATGAAAG GCTTGGTGGGGTTTGCACGTCTCTGCCCGGGGGACCAGTATGAG GTGTTCGTGCGACTGGGGCGCCAGAAATGGAGGTTGAAAGGCAAGATTGAGACTGATGACAGCCAAACATGGGATGAGGAAGAGAAGATTTTTATACCCAATCTCCATGAGAAGTTTGAAATCAAG gtgacagagctgCGAGGACTGGCCACTATTCTAGTTGGTGTTGTGACGTGTGACAGCATAAACTTCTTTACAACCAAGCCTCAGTCAATTGTTGTGGATATAACTGAGCTGGGCACCATCAAGCTACAGCTGGAGGTCCTCTGGAA CCCCTTTGACACGGAGAACCTGTTTCTGTCACCTGGAAGCACTGCCAAGTTTTCGGTGGGTAGCAGGAAGAGCTCGCTGTACAACTGGACCCCCCCAAACACTCCCAGCTTCAGAGAGAAATACTACCTG TCTGTTTTGCAGCAAAGGCAGAACCAAGGGGATATAAGTGATGAAGCTCAGACCCCCAGCATATTGAGCTACTTGGCTGCCTGTGATTTTAATGTGCCTGGAAGGAACAAAACTCACAATCCTGCAGAGACAAGTGAGGCAGACTCGTTCAGCAGTGAGGATCAGAAAGGGACAGAATCCAGAAACACAACTCCAGCTCTGGACCACAGGGCATTGCCATCAGTGATTATTAAAGAGTCTAGTGCTGAAGAACAACAGCATCCTCTTCCAAATCACACAACTCTAGATATTCTGAAGAAGACTCCATGTGTGGATGGATTTCCAAATCACCCATCTAGTTTTCTGAATCGTCGCAAAGGTAGCAGAGATTCCTTCAACCAGACCAGAAATCGCCGTCTGACAGAGCAAGAAGACATTAGTCAGAAAAGCTCAAATGCTGCAAATAGCCTAAAACTAGATGGATGTACAAAGTCAATTGATAAGACTCTTCTTGAAGTGTTAAATTTACTGAAGTTACATGATGTGGGGAAAGCCCAGCTGGAGAAATTGGAATACCAGGTTTCATCCCTAAGGGATAAATTAAAG CTAAAGACGCTTCATCACAAACATTCATCTATGGAAAGCTTGATGGTGGAGACAGTACTGGAAagttttgactttttaaatgccGACTGTAGTGCTGACGAGCTTTCGTTATTTGGAAGCATAAGAACAGCCAGTATTGG CACGTACAATGACAGCACGCTTCAGTCCCCGAGCTGTGACACAGGAACAGAAGCAAGGGATGTAACTACTGGCGATGACAACCTAGACACACTCTTGATAACTCATCTGAAGTTGTGCAAAGGTCTTTTGCAG AAACTGAGGTCACCCAATGTAGCCCAGGTGGTCCAGGAGAGCATTTTGGAAGAAGTATCAGAACAGACGCGAGTCCTGGGGGATGTCTCGGATATGTCTGTTGAAGAAA ttattCAGAAGGCTAAAAAGAAGAAGCACTATCTGAAAATCTGGAGCGATCTCGCGGAGCCGGGCAGCATCTTGCTTGCTTCAGCAGAAAGATTCCGCCATGCACTGAAATACACACTGACGCttaaagtgaaggaaaaataccCCCGTCAGTTAGAAGCAG TATTGCAGAGGTTGCTGGAGCAGATTGTTACCTGTGACGGGTTGCTCTCCTCTCTGTGCCTCCAAACAGAACCGGTTACTTTATTCCAATTTTATAGCTACCTGGAGAAACACCGCATTGCCAGCCTGGAGAAACACTTGGGCAAACTTGCTAAAGAAG TGATGCTAATTGAGGAGCTACAATGCCCTGGACGGCTCAAGACTCttaaaaaactgaaaggaaagcGACTGAACAAACTGCAGCCCCTGCCGCAGACTTTACGGCTTCTGGGGATTTTACAGCTCGACGACAACCACCGAGTCAGCAAAGCGGCCACGTCTGTCCTGGCCCGCGCCGCGGCCAACAGGAACCTCAGGGAGAAG GCTCTCTTTTTTTACACGGATGTTTTAGCTGACTGTGATTCCAGACTTCAGCAAGCTGCATGTTTGGCCCTGAAAAATCTCAGA GGTGTGGAGAGTATTGAGCAGGTTGCCCACCTGTGCCAGTCCGAAGTGGAGGAAGTCAGGAACGCGGCCAGGGAAACAACGCTGTCCTTTG GTGACAAAGGACGGCAAGCCTTTGAGAAAATGGACAGGATTTGCTGTGAATTAAGAGAAACTGTACAGCAAGAGGCTGAAATTGAAATCACAGTATTTTAG
- the RIPOR3 gene encoding RIPOR family member 3 isoform X2, with translation MSLKPPKAYNSLQKGAVVWDPKPLQVKKIFEALKKGLNEYLEAHQAELDYLSGRHKDTKRNSRLAFYYDLDKQIRSVERYIRKLEFHISKVEELYEAYCIQCRLRDGAANMKHAFSLSPSTKASRESLVELYKNFQECTEDMCFIEGALEVHLGEFHLKMKGLVGFARLCPGDQYEVFVRLGRQKWRLKGKIETDDSQTWDEEEKIFIPNLHEKFEIKVTELRGLATILVGVVTCDSINFFTTKPQSIVVDITELGTIKLQLEVLWNPFDTENLFLSPGSTAKFSVGSRKSSLYNWTPPNTPSFREKYYLSVLQQRQNQGDISDEAQTPSILSYLAACDFNVPGRNKTHNPAETSEADSFSSEDQKGTESRNTTPALDHRALPSVIIKESSAEEQQHPLPNHTTLDILKKTPCVDGFPNHPSSFLNRRKGSRDSFNQTRNRRLTEQEDISQKSSNAANSLKLDGCTKSIDKTLLEVLNLLKLHDVGKAQLEKLEYQVSSLRDKLKLKTLHHKHSSMESLMVETVLESFDFLNADCSADELSLFGSIRTASIGTYNDSTLQSPSCDTGTEARDVTTGDDNLDTLLITHLKLCKGLLQKLRSPNVAQVVQESILEEVSEQTRVLGDVSDMSVEEIIQKAKKKKHYLKIWSDLAEPGSILLASAERFRHALKYTLTLKVKEKYPRQLEAVLQRLLEQIVTCDGLLSSLCLQTEPVTLFQFYSYLEKHRIASLEKHLGKLAKEVMLIEELQCPGRLKTLKKLKGKRLNKLQPLPQTLRLLGILQLDDNHRVSKAATSVLARAAANRNLREKALFFYTDVLADCDSRLQQAACLALKNLRGVESIEQVAHLCQSEVEEVRNAARETTLSFGDKGRQAFEKMDRICCELRETVQQEAEIEITVF, from the exons ATGTCACTGAAACCCCCCAAGGCTTATAACTCCCTGCAGAAGGGGGCTGTCGTCTGGGATCCAAAGCCACTGCAGGTGAAGAAAATTTTTGAAGCTTTGAAGAAAGGACTTAA TGAATACTTGGAAGCACATCAGGCTGAATTGGATTATCTCTCTGGTCGACACAAAGATACAAAAAGGAACTCTAGATTG GCTTTCTACTATGACTTGGATAAG CAAATCCGGTCTGTGGAGAGATACATCAGAAAACTGGAGTTCCACATAAGCAAG GTAGAAGAACTCTATGAAGCTTACTGTATCCAGTGCAGACTGCGTGATGGGGCTGCGAATATGAAACATGCGTTTTCCTTGTCTCCTTCCACCAAAGCGTCCAGGGAGAGCCTTGTAGAGCTTTACAAGAACTTCCAAGAGTGCACAGAG GACATGTGCTTTATAGAAGGGGCATTGGAGGTCCATTTGGGAGAGTTTCACTTGAAAATGAAAG GCTTGGTGGGGTTTGCACGTCTCTGCCCGGGGGACCAGTATGAG GTGTTCGTGCGACTGGGGCGCCAGAAATGGAGGTTGAAAGGCAAGATTGAGACTGATGACAGCCAAACATGGGATGAGGAAGAGAAGATTTTTATACCCAATCTCCATGAGAAGTTTGAAATCAAG gtgacagagctgCGAGGACTGGCCACTATTCTAGTTGGTGTTGTGACGTGTGACAGCATAAACTTCTTTACAACCAAGCCTCAGTCAATTGTTGTGGATATAACTGAGCTGGGCACCATCAAGCTACAGCTGGAGGTCCTCTGGAA CCCCTTTGACACGGAGAACCTGTTTCTGTCACCTGGAAGCACTGCCAAGTTTTCGGTGGGTAGCAGGAAGAGCTCGCTGTACAACTGGACCCCCCCAAACACTCCCAGCTTCAGAGAGAAATACTACCTG TCTGTTTTGCAGCAAAGGCAGAACCAAGGGGATATAAGTGATGAAGCTCAGACCCCCAGCATATTGAGCTACTTGGCTGCCTGTGATTTTAATGTGCCTGGAAGGAACAAAACTCACAATCCTGCAGAGACAAGTGAGGCAGACTCGTTCAGCAGTGAGGATCAGAAAGGGACAGAATCCAGAAACACAACTCCAGCTCTGGACCACAGGGCATTGCCATCAGTGATTATTAAAGAGTCTAGTGCTGAAGAACAACAGCATCCTCTTCCAAATCACACAACTCTAGATATTCTGAAGAAGACTCCATGTGTGGATGGATTTCCAAATCACCCATCTAGTTTTCTGAATCGTCGCAAAGGTAGCAGAGATTCCTTCAACCAGACCAGAAATCGCCGTCTGACAGAGCAAGAAGACATTAGTCAGAAAAGCTCAAATGCTGCAAATAGCCTAAAACTAGATGGATGTACAAAGTCAATTGATAAGACTCTTCTTGAAGTGTTAAATTTACTGAAGTTACATGATGTGGGGAAAGCCCAGCTGGAGAAATTGGAATACCAGGTTTCATCCCTAAGGGATAAATTAAAG CTAAAGACGCTTCATCACAAACATTCATCTATGGAAAGCTTGATGGTGGAGACAGTACTGGAAagttttgactttttaaatgccGACTGTAGTGCTGACGAGCTTTCGTTATTTGGAAGCATAAGAACAGCCAGTATTGG CACGTACAATGACAGCACGCTTCAGTCCCCGAGCTGTGACACAGGAACAGAAGCAAGGGATGTAACTACTGGCGATGACAACCTAGACACACTCTTGATAACTCATCTGAAGTTGTGCAAAGGTCTTTTGCAG AAACTGAGGTCACCCAATGTAGCCCAGGTGGTCCAGGAGAGCATTTTGGAAGAAGTATCAGAACAGACGCGAGTCCTGGGGGATGTCTCGGATATGTCTGTTGAAGAAA ttattCAGAAGGCTAAAAAGAAGAAGCACTATCTGAAAATCTGGAGCGATCTCGCGGAGCCGGGCAGCATCTTGCTTGCTTCAGCAGAAAGATTCCGCCATGCACTGAAATACACACTGACGCttaaagtgaaggaaaaataccCCCGTCAGTTAGAAGCAG TATTGCAGAGGTTGCTGGAGCAGATTGTTACCTGTGACGGGTTGCTCTCCTCTCTGTGCCTCCAAACAGAACCGGTTACTTTATTCCAATTTTATAGCTACCTGGAGAAACACCGCATTGCCAGCCTGGAGAAACACTTGGGCAAACTTGCTAAAGAAG TGATGCTAATTGAGGAGCTACAATGCCCTGGACGGCTCAAGACTCttaaaaaactgaaaggaaagcGACTGAACAAACTGCAGCCCCTGCCGCAGACTTTACGGCTTCTGGGGATTTTACAGCTCGACGACAACCACCGAGTCAGCAAAGCGGCCACGTCTGTCCTGGCCCGCGCCGCGGCCAACAGGAACCTCAGGGAGAAG GCTCTCTTTTTTTACACGGATGTTTTAGCTGACTGTGATTCCAGACTTCAGCAAGCTGCATGTTTGGCCCTGAAAAATCTCAGA GGTGTGGAGAGTATTGAGCAGGTTGCCCACCTGTGCCAGTCCGAAGTGGAGGAAGTCAGGAACGCGGCCAGGGAAACAACGCTGTCCTTTG GTGACAAAGGACGGCAAGCCTTTGAGAAAATGGACAGGATTTGCTGTGAATTAAGAGAAACTGTACAGCAAGAGGCTGAAATTGAAATCACAGTATTTTAG
- the RIPOR3 gene encoding RIPOR family member 3 isoform X3, with product MKHAFSLSPSTKASRESLVELYKNFQECTEDMCFIEGALEVHLGEFHLKMKGLVGFARLCPGDQYEVFVRLGRQKWRLKGKIETDDSQTWDEEEKIFIPNLHEKFEIKVTELRGLATILVGVVTCDSINFFTTKPQSIVVDITELGTIKLQLEVLWNPFDTENLFLSPGSTAKFSVGSRKSSLYNWTPPNTPSFREKYYLSVLQQRQNQGDISDEAQTPSILSYLAACDFNVPGRNKTHNPAETSEADSFSSEDQKGTESRNTTPALDHRALPSVIIKESSAEEQQHPLPNHTTLDILKKTPCVDGFPNHPSSFLNRRKGSRDSFNQTRNRRLTEQEDISQKSSNAANSLKLDGCTKSIDKTLLEVLNLLKLHDVGKAQLEKLEYQVSSLRDKLKLKTLHHKHSSMESLMVETVLESFDFLNADCSADELSLFGSIRTASIGTYNDSTLQSPSCDTGTEARDVTTGDDNLDTLLITHLKLCKGLLQKLRSPNVAQVVQESILEEVSEQTRVLGDVSDMSVEEIIQKAKKKKHYLKIWSDLAEPGSILLASAERFRHALKYTLTLKVKEKYPRQLEAVLQRLLEQIVTCDGLLSSLCLQTEPVTLFQFYSYLEKHRIASLEKHLGKLAKEVMLIEELQCPGRLKTLKKLKGKRLNKLQPLPQTLRLLGILQLDDNHRVSKAATSVLARAAANRNLREKALFFYTDVLADCDSRLQQAACLALKNLRGVESIEQVAHLCQSEVEEVRNAARETTLSFGDKGRQAFEKMDRICCELRETVQQEAEIEITVF from the exons ATGAAACATGCGTTTTCCTTGTCTCCTTCCACCAAAGCGTCCAGGGAGAGCCTTGTAGAGCTTTACAAGAACTTCCAAGAGTGCACAGAG GACATGTGCTTTATAGAAGGGGCATTGGAGGTCCATTTGGGAGAGTTTCACTTGAAAATGAAAG GCTTGGTGGGGTTTGCACGTCTCTGCCCGGGGGACCAGTATGAG GTGTTCGTGCGACTGGGGCGCCAGAAATGGAGGTTGAAAGGCAAGATTGAGACTGATGACAGCCAAACATGGGATGAGGAAGAGAAGATTTTTATACCCAATCTCCATGAGAAGTTTGAAATCAAG gtgacagagctgCGAGGACTGGCCACTATTCTAGTTGGTGTTGTGACGTGTGACAGCATAAACTTCTTTACAACCAAGCCTCAGTCAATTGTTGTGGATATAACTGAGCTGGGCACCATCAAGCTACAGCTGGAGGTCCTCTGGAA CCCCTTTGACACGGAGAACCTGTTTCTGTCACCTGGAAGCACTGCCAAGTTTTCGGTGGGTAGCAGGAAGAGCTCGCTGTACAACTGGACCCCCCCAAACACTCCCAGCTTCAGAGAGAAATACTACCTG TCTGTTTTGCAGCAAAGGCAGAACCAAGGGGATATAAGTGATGAAGCTCAGACCCCCAGCATATTGAGCTACTTGGCTGCCTGTGATTTTAATGTGCCTGGAAGGAACAAAACTCACAATCCTGCAGAGACAAGTGAGGCAGACTCGTTCAGCAGTGAGGATCAGAAAGGGACAGAATCCAGAAACACAACTCCAGCTCTGGACCACAGGGCATTGCCATCAGTGATTATTAAAGAGTCTAGTGCTGAAGAACAACAGCATCCTCTTCCAAATCACACAACTCTAGATATTCTGAAGAAGACTCCATGTGTGGATGGATTTCCAAATCACCCATCTAGTTTTCTGAATCGTCGCAAAGGTAGCAGAGATTCCTTCAACCAGACCAGAAATCGCCGTCTGACAGAGCAAGAAGACATTAGTCAGAAAAGCTCAAATGCTGCAAATAGCCTAAAACTAGATGGATGTACAAAGTCAATTGATAAGACTCTTCTTGAAGTGTTAAATTTACTGAAGTTACATGATGTGGGGAAAGCCCAGCTGGAGAAATTGGAATACCAGGTTTCATCCCTAAGGGATAAATTAAAG CTAAAGACGCTTCATCACAAACATTCATCTATGGAAAGCTTGATGGTGGAGACAGTACTGGAAagttttgactttttaaatgccGACTGTAGTGCTGACGAGCTTTCGTTATTTGGAAGCATAAGAACAGCCAGTATTGG CACGTACAATGACAGCACGCTTCAGTCCCCGAGCTGTGACACAGGAACAGAAGCAAGGGATGTAACTACTGGCGATGACAACCTAGACACACTCTTGATAACTCATCTGAAGTTGTGCAAAGGTCTTTTGCAG AAACTGAGGTCACCCAATGTAGCCCAGGTGGTCCAGGAGAGCATTTTGGAAGAAGTATCAGAACAGACGCGAGTCCTGGGGGATGTCTCGGATATGTCTGTTGAAGAAA ttattCAGAAGGCTAAAAAGAAGAAGCACTATCTGAAAATCTGGAGCGATCTCGCGGAGCCGGGCAGCATCTTGCTTGCTTCAGCAGAAAGATTCCGCCATGCACTGAAATACACACTGACGCttaaagtgaaggaaaaataccCCCGTCAGTTAGAAGCAG TATTGCAGAGGTTGCTGGAGCAGATTGTTACCTGTGACGGGTTGCTCTCCTCTCTGTGCCTCCAAACAGAACCGGTTACTTTATTCCAATTTTATAGCTACCTGGAGAAACACCGCATTGCCAGCCTGGAGAAACACTTGGGCAAACTTGCTAAAGAAG TGATGCTAATTGAGGAGCTACAATGCCCTGGACGGCTCAAGACTCttaaaaaactgaaaggaaagcGACTGAACAAACTGCAGCCCCTGCCGCAGACTTTACGGCTTCTGGGGATTTTACAGCTCGACGACAACCACCGAGTCAGCAAAGCGGCCACGTCTGTCCTGGCCCGCGCCGCGGCCAACAGGAACCTCAGGGAGAAG GCTCTCTTTTTTTACACGGATGTTTTAGCTGACTGTGATTCCAGACTTCAGCAAGCTGCATGTTTGGCCCTGAAAAATCTCAGA GGTGTGGAGAGTATTGAGCAGGTTGCCCACCTGTGCCAGTCCGAAGTGGAGGAAGTCAGGAACGCGGCCAGGGAAACAACGCTGTCCTTTG GTGACAAAGGACGGCAAGCCTTTGAGAAAATGGACAGGATTTGCTGTGAATTAAGAGAAACTGTACAGCAAGAGGCTGAAATTGAAATCACAGTATTTTAG